A single Sphingomonas kaistensis DNA region contains:
- the hisD gene encoding histidinol dehydrogenase, whose product MTPLSWSDLDVEARAAALARPPARRSPELVAGVTAILEEVRSGGWNALCRIAERIDGRAPEAVAIAPLATAARASLPADAVAAMELAADNIRRFHDASRPADTRVETMPGLVVEKVWRPLDRVGLYVPGGATPLFSTLLMLALPARAAGVREIVVVTPPSPGGLDPAIALAAELCGIDSIWTVGGAQAIAALAFGAGDIPPCPKICGPGNAWVAEAKTQASALPGGPAIDMPAGPSELMVIADRNASPVMVAADLLSQAEHDASAQVLLVSDTTEIASAALAEVERQVAELPRADLARRSLDHGRAIVVRDLAEAASVANIYAPEHLCLAVDDPEPLIAAINNAGAIFAGHAAAESFGDYLAGSSHVLPTDGAARAWSGITVHSFMKAISIQRVSESAGQALAAPAAALARLESLEAHARAAEARAAA is encoded by the coding sequence GTGACCCCGCTCAGCTGGTCCGATCTCGACGTCGAAGCGCGCGCGGCGGCGCTGGCTCGGCCGCCGGCGCGGCGCTCCCCTGAACTCGTCGCCGGTGTGACTGCGATCCTCGAAGAGGTGCGGAGCGGCGGGTGGAACGCGCTGTGCCGCATCGCGGAACGCATCGACGGACGCGCGCCCGAGGCAGTGGCGATTGCTCCCCTAGCCACTGCCGCCCGCGCCAGCCTACCTGCCGACGCGGTAGCCGCGATGGAACTTGCCGCCGACAACATCCGCCGCTTCCACGACGCGAGCCGACCCGCCGATACCAGGGTCGAAACCATGCCCGGCCTGGTCGTCGAAAAGGTCTGGCGTCCGCTCGACCGGGTCGGGCTTTACGTTCCGGGTGGAGCGACGCCCTTATTCTCGACCTTGCTGATGCTCGCTCTCCCCGCACGCGCTGCTGGTGTACGCGAGATCGTGGTCGTCACCCCGCCGAGCCCCGGTGGCCTTGACCCGGCAATCGCGCTTGCGGCCGAATTGTGCGGGATCGACAGCATCTGGACCGTGGGCGGGGCGCAGGCGATCGCCGCGCTGGCATTCGGAGCCGGCGACATTCCGCCTTGCCCCAAGATTTGCGGCCCCGGCAACGCGTGGGTCGCCGAAGCGAAGACGCAGGCCAGCGCCCTCCCTGGTGGCCCGGCGATCGACATGCCGGCGGGTCCGTCCGAACTGATGGTGATCGCCGATCGCAATGCGTCGCCGGTGATGGTCGCCGCCGATCTCCTCAGCCAGGCCGAACATGACGCGTCGGCGCAGGTGCTTCTGGTCAGCGATACGACCGAAATTGCCTCTGCAGCCCTAGCTGAGGTCGAACGGCAGGTTGCCGAGCTCCCGCGCGCCGACCTTGCGCGTCGCTCGCTCGATCATGGCCGCGCCATTGTCGTCCGCGATCTCGCCGAGGCCGCGTCGGTCGCCAATATCTATGCGCCCGAACACCTCTGCCTTGCCGTAGACGACCCCGAACCATTGATCGCGGCTATCAACAATGCCGGCGCGATTTTCGCGGGGCACGCCGCGGCGGAGAGCTTCGGCGATTATCTGGCGGGATCGAGCCACGTTCTCCCCACCGATGGCGCTGCGCGGGCATGGAGTGGAATCACGGTGCACAGCTTCATGAAGGCGATCAGCATCCAGCGCGTGTCCGAGTCCGCTGGCCAGGCCCTTGCTGCCCCCGCCGCAGCGCTGGCCCGTCTCGAATCTCTCGAGGCGCACGCCCGCGCCGCCGAAGCGAGGGCCGCCGCATGA
- the hisB gene encoding imidazoleglycerol-phosphate dehydratase HisB: MSLARRLARPAILALEPFDLGNREVSPDAILLDANESPFGPLSGGNLAAGVNRYPEPQPQRLRAVMAALYGVVSTQFLVTRGGDDAIDLLCRTFLRGSEDAVAVTSPSFTAYAHFARVQGAGVIDIPLTETFDLDPDAVIAGVKGEPRTKLLFLCTPNNPTGNAVDPADILRIADALPDVMILADEAYIEFSDTPSLAGEAVVRLNLLVLKTLSKAFALAGARVGGLIGPAETLEIVARVLPPYPLPTPSIAAALDALQPARRAVHRERIAQLLAERERMAPLLAASPYVRKVYPSAGNFLFLETIDTEQLAARLSADGIRVRYRPKAAPGGIRLTIGTRAENDAALAAFGATVERKAPRRAEIARDTKETRIALAIDLDRAEPRQIATGIPYYDHMLDQVAAHGGFSLILSCDGDLDIDPHHSIEDVAIALGQGLKAALGDKRGIGRFGFALPMDETEAQVLIDLSGRPYCRFEGDFVASHIGDYPTEMTQHVFRSLADSLDAAIHVKVAGENDHHKVEACFKAFGRTLRQALAIEGKGDSLPSTKGML; the protein is encoded by the coding sequence ATGAGCCTCGCCCGCCGCCTCGCCCGGCCCGCGATCCTCGCGCTCGAACCCTTCGATCTCGGCAATCGCGAGGTCAGCCCCGACGCGATCCTGCTCGACGCCAACGAAAGCCCCTTTGGTCCGCTGTCTGGCGGCAATCTCGCCGCGGGTGTCAATCGCTACCCCGAGCCACAGCCGCAACGCCTGCGTGCCGTCATGGCGGCACTCTACGGGGTCGTCTCTACGCAATTCCTGGTGACACGAGGCGGAGACGACGCAATCGATCTCCTCTGCCGCACCTTCCTGCGCGGGTCCGAGGACGCGGTGGCGGTGACCAGCCCGAGCTTCACCGCCTACGCCCATTTCGCGCGGGTGCAGGGCGCGGGCGTGATCGACATCCCTTTGACCGAGACGTTCGATCTCGATCCGGATGCCGTTATAGCTGGCGTGAAAGGCGAGCCGCGGACGAAGCTGCTGTTCCTCTGCACGCCCAACAATCCTACCGGCAATGCGGTCGATCCGGCTGACATCCTGCGCATTGCCGACGCGCTGCCCGACGTCATGATCCTCGCCGACGAAGCCTATATCGAGTTCAGCGACACGCCGAGCCTCGCTGGCGAAGCTGTGGTCCGCTTGAACCTTCTCGTCTTGAAGACCTTGTCCAAAGCCTTCGCGCTCGCCGGAGCTCGCGTCGGTGGGCTTATCGGTCCGGCGGAAACGCTGGAGATTGTCGCCAGAGTATTGCCGCCTTATCCGCTGCCGACCCCGTCGATCGCCGCCGCGCTCGACGCGCTTCAGCCGGCGCGCCGGGCCGTGCACCGCGAGCGGATCGCCCAGCTGCTCGCCGAACGCGAGCGAATGGCGCCGTTGCTCGCCGCTTCCCCCTACGTCCGCAAGGTCTATCCGAGCGCCGGCAATTTCCTGTTCCTTGAAACGATCGACACCGAGCAGCTGGCGGCACGGCTAAGCGCCGACGGCATTCGGGTCCGCTACCGGCCAAAGGCCGCACCGGGCGGGATCCGGCTGACCATCGGGACACGGGCCGAAAACGACGCCGCGCTTGCTGCGTTCGGAGCCACGGTCGAACGCAAGGCGCCGCGCCGCGCGGAAATTGCCCGCGACACCAAGGAAACCCGAATTGCGCTCGCCATCGATCTCGATCGCGCCGAGCCGCGACAAATCGCGACGGGCATTCCTTATTATGACCACATGCTCGACCAGGTCGCGGCGCACGGTGGTTTCAGCCTGATCCTGAGCTGTGACGGCGATCTGGATATCGATCCACACCACAGCATCGAGGACGTGGCGATCGCGCTCGGACAGGGACTCAAGGCGGCTCTCGGCGACAAACGCGGGATCGGACGCTTCGGCTTCGCGCTGCCGATGGACGAGACCGAGGCGCAGGTGCTGATCGATCTTAGCGGCCGCCCCTACTGCCGCTTCGAAGGCGACTTCGTCGCATCGCATATCGGCGACTATCCGACCGAGATGACGCAGCACGTTTTTCGCAGCCTCGCCGACAGCCTTGATGCCGCAATCCACGTCAAGGTGGCGGGCGAGAACGATCACCACAAGGTCGAGGCCTGCTTCAAGGCGTTTGGCAGGACGCTTCGCCAAGCGCTTGCGATCGAAGGCAAAGGTGACTCGCTTCCCAGCACTAAGGGCATGCTGTGA
- the hisH gene encoding imidazole glycerol phosphate synthase subunit HisH, producing the protein MNVVTLVDLGYGNLGSIETALRRLGTEVRRTSEAAGITGAERLLLPGVGAAGFAMQRIASLGLAEALRGFAGPALGICLGMHLLFERSEEGDVALLGLLPGDVRKMTPSATVTIPHMGWSKIETDSAEIGLTSGDYVYFAHSYAAPDGPSTIARAHHGIPVPAVVRSDNWTGAQFHPERSGPVGARFLEAWLTA; encoded by the coding sequence GTGAACGTCGTCACGCTCGTCGACCTCGGCTACGGCAACCTCGGCTCGATCGAGACCGCGCTTCGCCGGCTCGGGACCGAGGTGCGTCGCACCAGCGAAGCGGCAGGGATCACCGGTGCGGAGCGTCTGCTCCTGCCGGGGGTCGGCGCAGCAGGCTTTGCGATGCAACGGATCGCCTCGCTCGGTCTTGCCGAGGCCTTGCGCGGCTTCGCCGGGCCAGCGCTCGGGATATGTCTTGGCATGCACCTTCTGTTCGAGCGGAGTGAGGAAGGTGACGTCGCCCTGCTCGGACTGCTGCCCGGCGACGTCCGGAAAATGACACCGTCGGCGACCGTCACCATCCCGCACATGGGCTGGAGCAAGATTGAGACCGACTCGGCTGAGATCGGCCTGACTTCCGGAGATTATGTCTATTTCGCCCACAGCTACGCGGCTCCCGATGGCCCTTCTACCATCGCCCGCGCGCATCACGGCATTCCGGTCCCGGCGGTGGTTCGCTCGGACAATTGGACCGGCGCGCAATTTCATCCCGAACGCTCTGGCCCCGTGGGTGCGCGCTTCCTTGAGGCTTGGCTGACAGCATGA
- a CDS encoding HisA/HisF-related TIM barrel protein, producing MILYPAMDLIGGRIVRLRQGRFDEVTFYDPLPADALRSFADDGAQWAHIVDLDGAKAGMPVQHDLLKALAAATPLRLQVAGGVRTADHVAALLDAGASRVVIGSLAVRDPAATIALLDRFGPERITLSLDVRVDSEPMVATHGWQEDSGLSLWDVAARYPTARHLLLTDIGRDGMLEGPNHALLAQAVERLPHLDIQASGGVTSLDDLRGLTTAGAILGRAMWEGHLPLAEALRARR from the coding sequence ATGATCCTGTATCCCGCCATGGACCTGATTGGCGGCCGCATCGTGCGGCTGCGCCAGGGTCGGTTCGACGAGGTTACCTTCTACGACCCGCTGCCAGCCGACGCGCTGCGCTCGTTTGCCGATGACGGCGCCCAATGGGCCCATATCGTCGACCTCGATGGGGCGAAGGCGGGTATGCCCGTTCAGCATGATCTGCTGAAAGCGCTCGCCGCTGCGACTCCCCTTCGCCTGCAAGTGGCCGGCGGAGTGCGTACCGCCGACCACGTCGCCGCGTTGCTCGATGCTGGCGCCTCGCGGGTGGTGATCGGAAGCCTTGCCGTGCGCGATCCTGCCGCGACCATCGCCCTGCTTGATCGCTTCGGGCCGGAGCGCATCACGCTCAGCCTCGACGTCCGGGTCGACAGCGAGCCGATGGTCGCGACTCATGGCTGGCAGGAAGATAGCGGCCTTTCGCTGTGGGATGTCGCTGCCCGATACCCCACTGCCCGCCACCTGCTGCTGACGGATATCGGACGCGACGGGATGCTCGAAGGGCCTAATCACGCGCTTCTTGCACAAGCGGTGGAGCGCCTGCCCCATCTGGACATCCAGGCCAGCGGCGGGGTGACGTCCCTGGATGACCTCAGAGGGCTGACCACCGCGGGAGCGATTCTCGGCCGCGCCATGTGGGAAGGTCACCTGCCTCTCGCGGAGGCGCTTCGTGCCCGCCGCTAG
- the hisF gene encoding imidazole glycerol phosphate synthase subunit HisF — MPAARIIPCLDVANGRVTKGVRFRDHRDIGDIVEHALRYSAEGADELVFYEIKASAEGRSVDLGWVRDIANVIDIPFCVAGGIRDRDTAAAVLDAGADKVSINSPALETPSLITDLARDFGSQCIVVGIDSLKDAHGDYRVKQYTGDAAATRDSGRLTVEWAQEAAERGAGEIVLNAMAEDGVRAGYDLPHARAVMNVVSVPLIVSGGAGAPEHFRDAFRAGASGALAATVFHDRLIEIGGLKNWLAGEGVEVRR; from the coding sequence GTGCCCGCCGCTAGGATCATTCCCTGTCTGGACGTCGCGAATGGCCGCGTCACCAAGGGCGTGCGCTTTCGCGACCATCGCGACATCGGCGACATCGTCGAGCATGCCCTGCGTTATTCGGCGGAAGGCGCGGACGAGCTCGTCTTCTACGAGATCAAGGCCAGCGCCGAGGGACGCAGCGTCGACCTTGGCTGGGTTCGCGATATCGCCAATGTGATCGACATTCCGTTCTGCGTCGCGGGTGGCATTCGCGACCGGGACACCGCCGCCGCGGTGCTCGATGCCGGTGCCGACAAGGTTTCGATCAACTCTCCAGCGCTGGAAACGCCTTCGCTGATCACCGATCTCGCCAGGGACTTTGGCAGCCAATGCATCGTCGTCGGGATCGACAGCCTCAAGGACGCGCACGGCGACTACCGGGTAAAGCAATATACCGGCGATGCGGCGGCGACGCGCGACAGCGGGCGGCTGACCGTCGAGTGGGCGCAGGAGGCGGCGGAACGAGGTGCTGGCGAGATAGTGCTCAATGCCATGGCCGAGGATGGCGTGCGCGCGGGCTACGACCTGCCTCATGCCCGCGCGGTCATGAACGTGGTCAGCGTGCCCCTGATCGTCAGCGGCGGCGCCGGCGCGCCCGAGCATTTCCGCGATGCCTTCCGCGCCGGTGCGAGCGGCGCGTTGGCGGCGACGGTGTTTCACGATCGGCTGATCGAGATCGGCGGGCTCAAGAATTGGCTTGCTGGAGAAGGTGTAGAGGTGCGGCGATGA
- the hisIE gene encoding bifunctional phosphoribosyl-AMP cyclohydrolase/phosphoribosyl-ATP diphosphatase HisIE produces the protein MSDERSLDLDALAWEKMDGLLPAVVQDAATDQLLMLGYMNREALGATMSDGLVTFYSRSKQRLWRKGESSGNVLRLVSIAADCDRDALLIRANPAGPTCHRGTDSCFGEAGLGAGWLGKLERIVAERASADPAQSYTASLLAEGPAKAAQKVGEEGVEVALAAVSRDTAGLADEAADLLFHLLVVLRSRGLDLASVIAVLQARHLSR, from the coding sequence ATGAGCGACGAGCGATCCTTGGACTTGGACGCCCTTGCCTGGGAGAAGATGGACGGCCTCCTCCCCGCCGTCGTTCAGGATGCCGCGACCGATCAGCTGCTGATGCTGGGCTATATGAACCGCGAGGCGCTCGGCGCCACGATGTCCGACGGGCTCGTCACCTTTTACAGCCGGTCGAAGCAGCGACTTTGGCGCAAGGGTGAGAGCAGCGGCAATGTTCTGCGCCTGGTGTCCATCGCTGCGGACTGCGACCGCGACGCCCTGCTGATCCGGGCCAACCCGGCGGGTCCGACCTGCCATCGTGGCACCGACAGCTGTTTCGGAGAGGCGGGCCTTGGCGCGGGCTGGCTCGGAAAACTGGAAAGGATCGTGGCGGAGCGCGCGTCGGCCGACCCCGCCCAAAGCTATACCGCGAGCCTGCTGGCGGAAGGCCCCGCCAAAGCGGCGCAAAAGGTCGGTGAAGAAGGGGTCGAAGTAGCCCTGGCCGCCGTCAGTCGAGACACCGCAGGCCTCGCCGACGAGGCGGCAGATCTGCTGTTCCATTTGCTTGTCGTGCTTCGTTCGCGCGGGCTCGACCTCGCATCAGTGATCGCGGTTCTTCAAGCACGTCATCTAAGTCGATGA
- a CDS encoding phosphatidylcholine/phosphatidylserine synthase has product MSPAEGRGLPLRAFIPNAVTVLALCAGLTAIRYAFNEDWEKAMIAIVVAGVLDGLDGNIARMLKANSKFGAELDSLCDNIGFGTAPALILFQFSLDSAPKFGWTVALALAVSCALRLARFNARIDADVQPHKSAGFNTGVPAPVGAGLAFAPVYLWLITGNDLFRDWQLVMPWTLFIAVLMISAIPTFSWTSIRIRRSWRIVGLAGVALLAAALINEPWITLLAVSFAYLASVPFSLLSYGRVKRRRAAEAVPTPAG; this is encoded by the coding sequence GTGAGCCCTGCCGAGGGCCGCGGGCTTCCGCTTCGCGCCTTCATTCCCAATGCCGTGACGGTGCTGGCACTGTGCGCCGGGCTGACCGCGATCCGCTACGCCTTCAACGAGGATTGGGAAAAGGCGATGATAGCGATCGTCGTCGCGGGCGTTCTCGACGGCCTCGACGGCAATATCGCGAGGATGCTGAAAGCCAACAGCAAGTTCGGCGCCGAGCTCGATTCGCTGTGCGACAATATCGGCTTCGGCACCGCGCCGGCGCTGATCCTGTTTCAATTCTCGCTCGATAGCGCACCAAAGTTCGGGTGGACCGTCGCCCTGGCGCTGGCGGTCAGTTGTGCGCTTCGTCTGGCCCGTTTCAATGCGCGGATCGACGCCGACGTTCAGCCGCACAAGTCTGCCGGGTTCAATACCGGAGTTCCGGCGCCGGTGGGGGCGGGCCTCGCCTTTGCGCCGGTCTATCTGTGGCTGATCACTGGAAACGACCTGTTCCGCGACTGGCAACTGGTGATGCCGTGGACGTTGTTCATTGCGGTGCTGATGATTTCGGCGATCCCGACCTTCAGCTGGACCTCGATCCGCATCCGCCGCAGTTGGCGCATCGTCGGCCTGGCGGGGGTGGCGCTGCTGGCGGCGGCGTTGATCAACGAGCCGTGGATTACACTGCTCGCGGTGTCCTTCGCCTATCTCGCCAGCGTTCCGTTCAGCCTTTTGAGCTACGGACGGGTCAAGCGGCGACGCGCAGCGGAGGCCGTGCCGACACCGGCTGGCTGA
- a CDS encoding phosphatidylserine decarboxylase — protein sequence MAHIDNPDSQLTAVKWRFPSVHPEGRKFAVISGAIAFFLLILDGGFTELLGWLMVGVTVWVAAFFRDPIRTTPSDPKLIVSPADGLVTMIARVPAPPELRGELGEGEFTRVSVFMSVFDVHINRTPIAGVIRRIAYVPGKFLNADLDKASEDNERQHFVVEGDGGVKIGFTQIAGLVARRILSFVKEGQRVSNGERIGLIRFGSRVDVYLPAGTGSRLLLGQRAIAGETIIAVLGEDPLLNGTSQ from the coding sequence ATGGCGCATATCGACAATCCCGACAGCCAACTGACCGCGGTCAAGTGGCGCTTTCCCTCGGTCCATCCGGAAGGGCGCAAGTTCGCCGTCATTTCCGGCGCGATCGCCTTCTTCCTGCTGATCCTCGACGGAGGCTTTACCGAGCTGCTCGGTTGGCTGATGGTCGGCGTGACCGTCTGGGTCGCCGCCTTCTTTCGCGATCCGATCCGGACCACGCCGAGCGACCCCAAGCTGATCGTCTCGCCCGCCGACGGGCTGGTCACCATGATCGCCCGCGTGCCGGCGCCGCCCGAACTTCGCGGCGAGCTGGGCGAGGGAGAATTTACCCGGGTGTCGGTGTTCATGAGTGTGTTCGACGTTCACATCAACCGGACCCCGATCGCAGGCGTGATCCGCCGCATCGCGTACGTTCCGGGCAAGTTCCTCAATGCCGACCTCGACAAGGCGAGCGAGGACAATGAGCGGCAGCATTTCGTGGTCGAAGGCGACGGCGGCGTGAAAATCGGTTTCACCCAGATCGCCGGTCTCGTTGCGCGCCGGATCCTGAGCTTCGTCAAGGAAGGCCAGCGCGTCTCGAATGGCGAGCGGATCGGCCTGATTCGCTTCGGCAGCCGGGTCGATGTCTATCTTCCCGCAGGCACGGGCTCGCGCCTGCTGCTCGGCCAGCGCGCGATCGCGGGCGAGACGATTATCGCCGTGCTGGGTGAAGACCCGCTGCTCAACGGAACCAGCCAGTGA
- a CDS encoding NADP-dependent isocitrate dehydrogenase yields the protein MTKIKVKNPVVELDGDEMTRIIWQWIRERLILPYLDIDLKYYDLSVENRDATDDKVTVESANAIKQYGVGVKCATITPDEQRVEEFSLKKMWKSPNGTIRNILGGVVFREPIVISNVPRLIPGWTDPIVVGRHAFGDQYKATDFRVPGAGKLTIKFEGVDGEVIEHEVFEFESAGVAMGMYNVDESIRDFARACLNYGLQRNWPVYLSTKNTILKAYDGRFKDIFQEIYEAEFKAKFEEAGIEYQHRLIDDMVASALKWSGKFVWACKNYDGDVQSDQVAQGFGSLGLMTSVLMTPDGQTVEAEAAHGTVTRHYRMHQQGKATSTNPIASIFAWTGGLKFRGRIDDTPEVVKFAETLERVCVETVESGKMTKDLAILVGPDQPWMTTEQFFEAVVQNLDKEMQAA from the coding sequence ATGACCAAGATCAAGGTGAAAAACCCGGTCGTCGAACTCGACGGCGACGAGATGACCCGCATCATCTGGCAGTGGATCCGCGAGCGGCTGATCCTGCCCTACCTCGATATCGACCTCAAATATTACGATCTTTCGGTCGAGAATCGCGATGCCACCGACGACAAGGTGACGGTCGAGAGCGCCAATGCGATCAAGCAATATGGCGTCGGAGTGAAGTGCGCCACCATCACCCCCGACGAACAGCGCGTCGAGGAATTCAGCCTCAAGAAAATGTGGAAGAGCCCCAACGGCACCATCCGCAACATCCTCGGCGGCGTCGTTTTTCGCGAGCCGATCGTGATCAGCAACGTGCCCCGGCTAATTCCCGGCTGGACCGACCCAATCGTGGTCGGCCGTCATGCGTTTGGTGATCAGTACAAGGCGACCGATTTCCGCGTCCCGGGCGCCGGCAAGCTCACCATCAAGTTCGAAGGCGTCGACGGCGAGGTCATCGAGCATGAAGTGTTCGAGTTCGAAAGCGCCGGCGTCGCGATGGGCATGTACAATGTCGACGAAAGCATCCGCGACTTTGCCCGCGCCTGCCTGAACTACGGCCTGCAGCGCAACTGGCCGGTGTACCTCAGCACCAAGAACACCATCCTCAAGGCCTATGACGGTCGCTTCAAGGATATCTTCCAGGAGATTTACGAAGCCGAATTCAAGGCGAAGTTCGAGGAAGCCGGCATCGAATATCAGCATCGCCTGATCGACGACATGGTCGCTTCGGCGCTCAAGTGGAGCGGCAAGTTCGTCTGGGCCTGCAAGAACTACGACGGCGACGTGCAGTCGGATCAGGTTGCGCAGGGCTTCGGCAGCCTTGGCCTGATGACCAGCGTGCTGATGACCCCCGACGGACAGACCGTCGAGGCCGAAGCGGCACACGGCACCGTCACGCGCCACTACCGCATGCACCAGCAGGGTAAGGCGACCTCGACCAACCCGATCGCCAGCATCTTCGCCTGGACCGGCGGCCTCAAGTTCCGCGGCCGGATCGACGACACCCCCGAGGTCGTGAAGTTCGCCGAAACGCTGGAGCGCGTCTGCGTCGAGACGGTGGAAAGCGGAAAGATGACCAAGGATCTTGCCATCCTAGTTGGTCCCGACCAGCCGTGGATGACCACCGAGCAGTTCTTCGAGGCCGTCGTGCAGAACCTCGACAAGGAAATGCAGGCCGCCTGA
- a CDS encoding secondary thiamine-phosphate synthase enzyme YjbQ produces MRQASGTLTVTAPRQGLHLITDAVAAWVADQRMSEGLLTLLVRHTSASLLIQENAAPAARRDLERWLARIAPESSDYEHDDEGPDDMPAHLRSALTAATLSIPVLDRRMRLGMWQGIYLCEHLRSPRRREIAVHLMGE; encoded by the coding sequence ATGCGCCAGGCGTCCGGCACCCTCACCGTCACCGCGCCGCGTCAGGGCCTGCACCTGATCACGGACGCGGTGGCGGCGTGGGTCGCCGACCAGCGGATGAGCGAGGGCCTATTGACCCTCCTCGTCCGCCACACCTCAGCCTCGCTCCTGATCCAGGAGAATGCGGCACCGGCCGCCCGCCGCGATCTCGAGCGCTGGCTGGCGCGGATCGCGCCCGAGTCGTCAGACTACGAACATGACGACGAGGGGCCGGACGACATGCCCGCCCACCTTCGCTCGGCGCTGACGGCCGCCACCCTGTCGATCCCGGTGCTGGATCGCCGGATGCGGCTTGGGATGTGGCAAGGCATTTATCTTTGCGAGCATCTTCGTTCCCCGCGGCGGCGTGAGATCGCCGTGCACCTGATGGGCGAATGA
- a CDS encoding YbaK/EbsC family protein, whose amino-acid sequence MSLESVKSWVAAHAPELRLIEAHGSTATVADAAATLGVEPGRIAKTIALRVGDRILLLVTRGDARLDNLRCKAAFGGRIRMLDAEATLAATGHVVGGVCPFGLATPLPVYADVSMRAFDTVYPAAGSRNASLEITLARLAEVTHATWVDCCTLPG is encoded by the coding sequence ATGAGCCTCGAAAGCGTCAAATCGTGGGTCGCCGCACATGCGCCTGAACTGCGTCTGATCGAAGCGCACGGCAGCACCGCGACCGTCGCCGACGCTGCGGCGACTCTGGGCGTCGAACCGGGCCGAATCGCCAAGACGATCGCGCTGCGGGTCGGCGATCGCATCCTCTTGCTGGTGACACGCGGCGATGCGCGGCTCGACAATCTCAGGTGCAAGGCGGCATTTGGCGGGCGGATCCGCATGCTCGATGCGGAAGCGACGCTTGCCGCCACCGGCCATGTCGTCGGCGGGGTCTGTCCGTTCGGGCTCGCGACGCCGCTGCCAGTCTACGCCGACGTCAGCATGCGCGCCTTCGACACCGTTTATCCCGCCGCCGGAAGTCGCAACGCATCGCTGGAAATCACGCTGGCGCGGCTGGCCGAGGTCACGCACGCGACCTGGGTCGACTGCTGCACGCTGCCCGGCTGA
- a CDS encoding PH domain-containing protein translates to MGLFSATEVDTDEIARRYAALLLDGEEVLIAFKTVRDIAFLTDRRLCLVNIQGWVGKKVSIQSIPYRSIIRFSLETAGTFDLEADMVFWLAGAAQPLEIKIGRGSNLTMIQQVLAHGILRR, encoded by the coding sequence ATGGGATTGTTCTCGGCTACCGAGGTCGACACCGACGAGATTGCCCGCCGCTACGCCGCGCTGCTGCTCGACGGCGAGGAAGTGCTGATCGCGTTCAAGACGGTGCGCGACATCGCGTTCTTGACCGACCGCCGGCTATGCCTGGTCAACATTCAGGGCTGGGTCGGCAAGAAAGTCTCGATCCAGTCCATCCCCTATCGCTCGATCATCCGCTTCAGCCTCGAGACCGCCGGCACCTTCGACCTCGAAGCCGACATGGTGTTCTGGCTGGCGGGCGCTGCGCAGCCGTTGGAGATCAAGATCGGGCGGGGCAGCAATCTCACCATGATCCAGCAGGTGCTGGCCCACGGCATCCTGCGCCGCTGA